Proteins encoded within one genomic window of Variovorax sp. OAS795:
- a CDS encoding heavy metal translocating P-type ATPase: protein MNNENALEPGLPHAHGHPHAPAETACCNNSVCGGAALAPVDTADIPKGALLFRIPTMDCAVEESEIRRALEPVRGISGLRFRLGERTMAITADGAALPDALEAIRKAGFKPEPLDAVAAASPGSARTVGFVTPELARLAGALLLAIAAETISFLAPEGMAFTAVEMGLALAAIALAGLDTYKKGFGALVRGRLNINALMAVAVTGAFVIGQWPEAAMVMALYAIAEMIEARAVDRARNAIQGLLALAPEQAEVRQPDGRWRTVKADAVALDALVRIRPGERVPLDGIVTEGASAIDQAPVTGESIPVDKSVGDAVFAGTINQTAALEFRVTAVAANTTLARIIHAVEEAQGSRAPTQRFVDRFAAVYTPAVFVLAVAVAVLAPWLMGWTWIDAAYKALVLLVIACPCALVISTPVTVVSALASAARRGILIKGGTYLEEARKLKALALDKTGTLTEGKPKLVEARLLDTAAGEGEIFAIAASIAGRSDHPVSKAIALGLKREPRPVGDFTALPGRGVQATHEGRSYVLGNHRLIEERQLCSPALEAELKRHEEAGRTVTLLASGHAVLALFAVADTIKPSSRAAMAELRALGVTPVMLTGDNTATARAIGSLAGIDDVRGNLLPEQKLGAIKALQQRYGMAGMTGDGINDAPALAQADIGFAMGGAGTDTAMEAADVVIMNDDLRRIAETIRLSRRAHAVLWQNIMLALGIKAVFFVLAVFGSATMWMAVFADMGASLLVVANGLRLMRVPGRGESD, encoded by the coding sequence ATGAACAACGAGAACGCTCTGGAACCCGGGCTGCCGCACGCACATGGCCACCCGCACGCGCCCGCGGAAACCGCCTGCTGCAACAACTCCGTGTGCGGCGGCGCGGCGCTCGCGCCCGTCGATACGGCTGACATTCCGAAGGGGGCCCTGCTGTTCCGCATTCCCACCATGGACTGCGCGGTCGAAGAATCCGAGATCCGCCGCGCGCTGGAGCCGGTGCGCGGCATCAGCGGGCTGCGCTTCCGGCTCGGCGAACGCACGATGGCGATCACGGCCGACGGCGCGGCATTGCCCGATGCGCTCGAAGCCATCCGCAAGGCCGGCTTCAAGCCCGAGCCGCTGGATGCCGTGGCCGCTGCGTCGCCCGGCAGCGCCCGCACCGTGGGCTTCGTGACACCCGAACTGGCGCGGCTGGCCGGCGCACTGCTGCTGGCGATCGCGGCCGAGACAATTTCCTTTCTCGCGCCGGAGGGCATGGCGTTCACGGCGGTGGAGATGGGCCTGGCGCTCGCGGCCATCGCGCTCGCCGGGCTCGACACCTACAAGAAGGGCTTCGGCGCATTGGTCCGCGGCCGCCTGAACATCAACGCCCTGATGGCCGTGGCCGTGACCGGCGCCTTCGTCATCGGCCAATGGCCCGAGGCCGCGATGGTGATGGCGCTCTATGCGATAGCGGAAATGATCGAGGCGCGCGCCGTCGATCGCGCCCGCAATGCCATCCAGGGCCTGCTGGCGCTGGCCCCCGAGCAGGCCGAAGTCCGGCAGCCCGACGGCCGCTGGCGCACGGTGAAGGCCGACGCGGTGGCACTCGATGCTCTCGTGCGCATCCGGCCCGGCGAGCGCGTGCCGCTCGATGGCATCGTGACGGAGGGCGCAAGCGCCATCGACCAGGCCCCCGTCACCGGGGAGAGCATTCCGGTCGACAAGTCGGTGGGCGACGCGGTGTTCGCGGGCACCATCAACCAGACCGCCGCGCTCGAATTCCGCGTCACGGCCGTGGCGGCGAACACCACGCTCGCGCGCATCATCCATGCGGTCGAGGAAGCACAGGGCTCGCGCGCGCCCACGCAGCGCTTCGTGGACCGCTTCGCGGCCGTCTACACGCCCGCGGTCTTCGTGCTGGCGGTGGCGGTGGCGGTGCTCGCGCCATGGCTCATGGGCTGGACCTGGATCGACGCGGCCTACAAGGCGCTGGTGCTGCTGGTCATCGCCTGCCCCTGCGCGCTCGTGATCTCGACGCCCGTGACCGTGGTGAGCGCATTGGCCTCGGCTGCGCGACGCGGCATCCTGATCAAGGGCGGCACCTACCTCGAGGAGGCGCGCAAGCTCAAGGCGCTGGCGCTCGACAAGACCGGCACCCTCACCGAGGGCAAGCCGAAGCTGGTCGAAGCTAGGCTGCTCGACACCGCGGCGGGCGAGGGCGAAATCTTCGCCATTGCCGCGAGCATCGCGGGCCGTTCCGACCACCCGGTGTCGAAAGCCATTGCCCTGGGCCTGAAGCGCGAGCCGCGGCCGGTCGGCGACTTCACGGCGCTGCCGGGGCGCGGCGTGCAGGCCACGCACGAAGGCCGCAGCTACGTGCTGGGCAATCATCGGTTGATCGAAGAGCGCCAGCTCTGCAGCCCGGCGCTCGAAGCCGAGCTGAAGCGGCATGAGGAAGCAGGGCGCACCGTCACCTTGCTGGCCTCCGGCCATGCGGTGCTGGCGCTGTTCGCAGTGGCCGACACCATCAAGCCTTCTTCGCGCGCCGCGATGGCCGAACTGCGCGCACTGGGCGTCACACCCGTGATGCTCACGGGCGACAACACCGCCACCGCCAGGGCGATCGGCAGTCTCGCGGGCATCGACGACGTGCGCGGCAACCTGCTGCCCGAGCAGAAGCTCGGTGCGATCAAGGCGCTGCAGCAGCGCTACGGCATGGCGGGCATGACCGGCGACGGCATCAACGACGCACCCGCGCTGGCGCAGGCCGACATCGGATTTGCCATGGGCGGCGCCGGCACCGACACCGCCATGGAAGCGGCCGACGTGGTCATCATGAACGACGACCTGCGGCGCATTGCCGAGACCATTCGCCTCTCGCGCCGCGCACACGCGGTGCTGTGGCAGAACATCATGCTGGCGCTCGGCATCAAGGCGGTGTTCTTCGTGCTGGCCGTCTTCGGCAGCGCCACCATGTGGATGGCCGTGTTCGCCGACATGGGCGCGAGCCTGCTGGTGGTGGCCAATGGGCTGCGGTTGATGCGCGTGCCTGGTCGCGGCGAAAGCGACTGA
- the cadR gene encoding Cd(II)/Pb(II)-responsive transcriptional regulator — protein sequence MKIGELAKAANTPVETIRYYEREQLLPEPARTDGNYRIYDDEHAQRLGFIRRCRSLDMTLDEIRSLLRFRDAPGEDCGEVNQLLDDHIGHVAARIAELRTLEKQLKALRQQCCGPESAQNCGILQELDTAAPATEPFGQHAGHVHGSLHTASKRST from the coding sequence ATGAAAATCGGAGAACTGGCCAAGGCCGCGAACACCCCGGTGGAAACCATCCGTTACTACGAGCGCGAGCAACTCCTGCCCGAACCGGCGCGCACCGACGGCAACTACCGCATCTACGACGACGAGCATGCGCAGCGGCTGGGCTTCATCCGCCGCTGCCGTTCGCTGGACATGACGCTCGACGAGATCCGCAGCCTGCTGCGTTTCCGCGATGCACCGGGCGAAGACTGCGGCGAAGTCAACCAGCTGCTGGACGACCACATCGGCCACGTGGCCGCGCGCATTGCCGAACTCAGGACGCTGGAGAAGCAGCTGAAGGCGCTGCGCCAGCAGTGCTGCGGCCCCGAGTCGGCGCAGAACTGCGGCATCCTGCAAGAGCTGGACACCGCCGCGCCTGCGACCGAACCCTTCGGGCAGCACGCGGGCCATGTGCATGGCTCGCTGCACACGGCCTCGAAACGATCGACCTGA
- the cysE gene encoding serine O-acetyltransferase: protein MTTTKAAMFSRIRADIRCILERDPAARSAWEVITVYPGFHAVVLHRWAHACWTHGFKWPARAIAHWARWLTGIEIHPAAKLGERVFFDHAMGVVVGETAEIGDGCTIYQGVTLGGTSLYKGTKRHPTLGRNVVVSAGAKVLGGFLVGDGAKIGSNAVVIKPVPAGATAVGIPARIIPSKAGESADVATPQKFSAYGITHDDDPLSQAMRGLVDSAASQEHQIALLWQAIEKLSAQPGVKDCVPCDAARDESFEAEKLTQLIGK from the coding sequence ATAACGACAACAAAGGCAGCGATGTTTTCTCGAATCCGCGCCGACATCCGGTGCATCCTCGAACGCGACCCGGCCGCCCGCAGCGCCTGGGAAGTGATCACGGTCTATCCCGGCTTCCATGCCGTGGTGCTGCACCGCTGGGCGCATGCGTGTTGGACGCACGGATTCAAGTGGCCGGCACGCGCCATCGCACACTGGGCGCGCTGGCTCACGGGCATCGAGATTCATCCCGCGGCCAAGCTCGGCGAGCGGGTGTTCTTCGACCATGCCATGGGCGTGGTGGTGGGCGAGACGGCCGAGATCGGGGACGGCTGCACCATCTACCAGGGCGTGACGCTGGGCGGCACGTCGCTCTACAAGGGCACCAAGCGGCATCCCACGCTGGGCCGCAATGTGGTGGTGAGCGCGGGCGCCAAGGTGCTGGGCGGCTTCCTCGTCGGCGATGGCGCCAAGATCGGCAGCAACGCGGTGGTCATCAAGCCGGTGCCGGCAGGGGCCACGGCGGTGGGCATCCCCGCACGCATCATCCCGTCGAAGGCCGGCGAGAGCGCCGACGTGGCCACGCCGCAGAAGTTTTCCGCCTACGGCATCACGCACGACGACGACCCGCTGAGCCAGGCGATGCGCGGCCTCGTCGACAGTGCCGCGAGCCAGGAACACCAGATTGCGCTGCTGTGGCAGGCCATCGAGAAGCTGTCCGCGCAACCCGGCGTGAAGGACTGCGTGCCGTGCGACGCGGCGCGTGACGAGAGCTTCGAGGCGGAGAAGCTGACGCAGCTGATCGGCAAGTAG
- a CDS encoding RNA methyltransferase, giving the protein MRTRFILIQTSHAGNVGAAARAMKTMGFDDLVLVAPRWANVLRREETIQRASGALDVLNNARIVETLDEALDGITHLCATAMVPRDFGPPTRTPREHLEPLARQDGQHVAFLFGSERFGMRNEDVYRCNVALSIPTDPNFGSLNLGAAIQVVAYEWRLALGGYAVRDATAPVQAADAKAVAGMLDHWERALVEIGFLDPKAPKKLMPRLQQLFNRAQPTPEEIHILRGIAKAMSDAAKTPTNVREDPAP; this is encoded by the coding sequence ATGCGCACCCGTTTTATCCTGATCCAGACCAGCCATGCCGGCAATGTGGGCGCCGCCGCCCGCGCCATGAAGACCATGGGTTTCGACGACCTGGTGCTGGTGGCGCCACGCTGGGCCAACGTGCTGCGGCGGGAAGAAACCATCCAGCGCGCGAGCGGCGCGCTCGACGTCCTGAACAACGCCCGCATCGTCGAGACGCTGGACGAGGCGCTCGACGGCATCACCCACCTGTGCGCCACCGCCATGGTGCCGCGTGACTTCGGACCGCCCACCCGCACCCCGCGCGAGCACCTGGAGCCGCTGGCCAGGCAGGACGGCCAGCACGTGGCATTCCTGTTCGGCTCCGAGCGCTTCGGCATGCGCAACGAGGACGTCTACCGCTGCAACGTGGCGCTCAGCATCCCCACCGATCCGAACTTCGGCTCCCTGAACCTCGGCGCCGCGATCCAGGTGGTTGCCTATGAATGGCGCCTGGCCCTGGGCGGCTACGCGGTGCGCGATGCCACGGCGCCGGTGCAGGCGGCCGATGCGAAGGCCGTGGCCGGCATGCTCGATCACTGGGAACGCGCGCTGGTGGAGATCGGTTTCCTCGACCCCAAGGCACCCAAGAAGCTGATGCCGCGGCTGCAGCAGTTGTTCAACCGCGCCCAGCCCACGCCGGAGGAGATCCACATCCTCCGGGGCATCGCCAAGGCCATGTCGGACGCGGCTAAAACCCCAACGAACGTACGCGAAGACCCCGCGCCTTAG
- a CDS encoding inositol monophosphatase family protein, which translates to MSSPNLHPMLNVAVKAARAAGAIINRAALDVEAVRISQKQVNDFVTEVDHASEQVIIETLLGAYPGHGILAEESGTQHGAKDSDYVWIIDPLDGTTNFIHGFPVYCVSIALSVRGKIEQAVIYDPSRNDLFTATKGRGAYMNERRIRVSKRTRLSECLVSTGFPFRSGDNFKQYLAIMADMMPRMAGLRRPGAAALDLAYVAAGFTDAFFETGLNPWDVAAGSLLVTEAGGLIGNFTGEPDFLEQRECLAGAPRIYGQMVPLLAKYSKFAGIDDKMRASDRVRAVSAAARPGADESVDLYARSTVPDLAAAPLDGEAPAPAAAPAAPVSRKLTRVRRDTPADGSPSEGDISAK; encoded by the coding sequence ATGTCGTCCCCCAACCTGCATCCCATGCTCAATGTGGCCGTCAAGGCCGCACGCGCCGCCGGCGCGATCATCAACCGCGCCGCCCTCGACGTCGAGGCCGTGCGCATCTCGCAAAAGCAGGTCAACGACTTCGTCACCGAAGTCGATCACGCCAGCGAGCAGGTCATCATCGAAACGCTGCTTGGCGCGTATCCGGGGCACGGCATCCTGGCCGAGGAATCGGGCACCCAGCATGGGGCCAAGGATTCCGACTACGTCTGGATCATCGATCCGCTCGACGGCACCACCAACTTCATCCACGGCTTTCCGGTGTACTGCGTGTCGATCGCGCTGTCGGTGCGCGGCAAGATCGAGCAGGCGGTCATCTACGACCCGAGCCGCAACGACCTGTTCACCGCCACCAAGGGCCGCGGCGCCTACATGAACGAGCGCCGCATCCGCGTGTCCAAGCGCACCCGGCTCAGCGAATGCCTGGTGTCCACCGGCTTTCCGTTCCGCAGCGGCGACAACTTCAAGCAGTACCTGGCCATCATGGCGGACATGATGCCCCGCATGGCGGGCCTGCGCCGCCCCGGCGCGGCCGCGCTCGACCTGGCCTACGTGGCGGCCGGCTTCACCGACGCCTTCTTCGAGACCGGCCTCAATCCGTGGGACGTGGCCGCGGGTTCGCTGCTGGTGACCGAGGCCGGCGGCCTGATCGGCAACTTCACCGGCGAGCCCGACTTTCTCGAGCAGCGCGAATGCCTGGCCGGTGCGCCGCGCATCTACGGCCAGATGGTGCCGCTGCTCGCCAAGTACTCGAAGTTTGCCGGCATCGACGACAAGATGCGCGCCAGCGACCGCGTGCGCGCCGTGTCGGCCGCCGCACGCCCCGGCGCCGACGAATCGGTCGACCTGTACGCCCGCAGCACCGTTCCCGACCTCGCGGCCGCGCCGCTCGACGGCGAGGCACCCGCACCGGCCGCCGCGCCCGCGGCGCCGGTGTCGCGCAAGCTCACGCGCGTTCGCCGCGATACGCCTGCCGACGGCAGCCCTTCCGAAGGCGACATTTCCGCCAAGTGA
- a CDS encoding FUSC family membrane protein — translation MQGPRAALRIRAALRIALSQYVASGLTVALGLLVISAGAHLWLGAIAAASAAVGVIVTAPPDLPGPRRGKFFQMLPAPLIGLPLFFLVQLLHTAPIRLGLVLVPATFVAFLAMAWGKRGIPIAIAVMFSMIFSMATPAPTGMAEALERTWHFGLGAGLYVIWATLANHALNTRFRVQSVSDVLYSLAALMRTEACQFTPRDDTRDIRETPAPVLGQLLREQAALADQLQATRDIVLESPRTPRRQRLAAMLVIVLEMRDQLLASELDLDALKSHPAHAEALIEMRRVLEELADETTALGDALLWGRQPEAVADRRPRLASIHLSGEDGGANHGMPGPNAAMLARGLASRIGHINDEVLRLSAMARGDAEPNLAVVRANWQMFVSPTDWSLMPFLTLWRWDAPPLRHAIRAALAIAAGYAIAVSLPWGSHDYWILLTIVVVLRGSLSQTLERRNSRVAGTLLGSVLAVALLSAHPSPLMLLAIVTISQAIAHSFAVRRYLITAVAATVLGLVQAHMLNTGAAPLFALFERIADTLIGAALAWGFCYVLPSWERGQIPALVARTLTAQARHARLALGLGQLKAVDSSPELEWRLARREAFDSLSALVQATQRSLSEPRAVQPPLEPLEHLQAHSYQLLAQLSAVKSMLVLRRDRLTPADIEGPLERTAQRIETAIGTAPTSGPSLPESPGSTTVGGPIPLPDPFENDISPWLLRRLDLATALATQLRDDAARILQPLEETQTTATAIAR, via the coding sequence ATGCAGGGGCCACGCGCCGCCCTCCGGATCCGTGCGGCGCTGCGCATCGCGCTGAGCCAGTACGTCGCGAGCGGGCTCACGGTCGCGCTCGGCCTGCTGGTCATCTCGGCCGGCGCGCACCTTTGGCTCGGCGCCATCGCGGCGGCCTCGGCCGCGGTGGGCGTGATCGTCACGGCACCGCCCGACCTGCCCGGCCCGCGCCGCGGCAAGTTCTTCCAGATGCTGCCGGCACCGCTGATCGGCCTGCCGCTCTTCTTCCTGGTGCAACTGCTGCACACCGCGCCCATCCGCCTCGGGCTGGTGCTGGTGCCCGCCACCTTCGTCGCCTTCCTGGCCATGGCGTGGGGCAAGCGCGGCATCCCCATTGCCATCGCGGTGATGTTCTCGATGATCTTCTCCATGGCCACGCCGGCGCCCACCGGCATGGCCGAGGCGCTCGAGCGCACCTGGCACTTCGGCCTGGGCGCCGGGCTCTACGTGATCTGGGCCACGCTGGCCAACCACGCGCTCAACACGCGCTTCCGCGTGCAGTCGGTCTCGGACGTGCTGTATTCGCTGGCCGCGTTGATGCGCACCGAGGCCTGTCAGTTCACCCCGCGCGACGACACCCGCGACATCCGCGAAACGCCCGCCCCTGTGCTCGGCCAGTTGCTGCGCGAGCAAGCCGCGCTGGCCGACCAGCTGCAGGCCACGCGCGACATCGTGCTGGAGTCGCCGCGCACGCCGCGCCGCCAGCGGCTGGCGGCCATGCTGGTCATCGTGCTGGAGATGCGCGACCAGCTGCTGGCGAGCGAGCTCGACCTCGATGCGCTCAAGAGCCATCCCGCGCATGCCGAGGCGCTGATCGAAATGCGCCGCGTGCTGGAAGAGCTTGCCGACGAAACCACCGCGCTGGGCGACGCCCTGCTGTGGGGCCGCCAGCCCGAAGCGGTGGCCGACCGGCGGCCTCGGCTCGCGTCGATCCATCTTTCGGGCGAGGACGGCGGTGCGAACCATGGCATGCCCGGCCCGAATGCCGCCATGCTCGCACGCGGCCTGGCGAGCCGCATCGGCCACATCAACGACGAAGTGCTGCGCCTGTCGGCCATGGCGCGCGGCGACGCCGAGCCCAACCTGGCCGTGGTGCGCGCCAATTGGCAGATGTTCGTGAGCCCCACCGACTGGTCGCTCATGCCATTTCTCACGCTGTGGCGCTGGGACGCGCCGCCGCTGCGCCATGCCATCCGCGCTGCGCTGGCCATTGCCGCGGGCTACGCCATCGCGGTGTCGCTGCCATGGGGTTCGCACGACTACTGGATCCTGCTGACCATCGTGGTGGTGCTGCGCGGGAGCCTCTCCCAAACGCTGGAGCGGCGCAACAGCCGCGTGGCCGGCACCCTGCTGGGCAGCGTGCTCGCGGTGGCGTTGCTCTCCGCGCATCCTTCGCCGCTGATGCTGCTGGCCATCGTCACGATCTCGCAAGCCATTGCCCACAGCTTCGCGGTGCGGCGCTACCTCATCACGGCCGTGGCGGCCACCGTGCTGGGCCTGGTGCAGGCCCACATGCTCAACACCGGCGCCGCGCCCCTCTTCGCGCTGTTCGAACGCATTGCAGACACGCTGATCGGCGCCGCGCTGGCCTGGGGCTTCTGCTATGTGCTGCCCTCATGGGAGCGCGGGCAGATTCCGGCGCTGGTGGCGCGCACGCTCACGGCGCAGGCACGGCATGCGCGCCTGGCGCTGGGCCTCGGCCAACTGAAGGCCGTCGACAGCAGCCCCGAGCTCGAATGGCGTCTCGCGCGCCGCGAGGCCTTCGACAGCCTCTCGGCACTGGTGCAGGCCACACAGCGTTCGCTCTCCGAGCCGCGCGCGGTGCAGCCGCCACTCGAACCGCTCGAGCACCTGCAGGCCCACAGCTACCAGTTGCTGGCGCAGCTGAGCGCGGTCAAGTCGATGCTGGTGCTGCGGCGCGACCGCCTCACGCCGGCCGACATCGAGGGCCCGCTGGAGCGCACGGCGCAGCGCATCGAGACCGCCATCGGCACCGCGCCGACCAGCGGGCCCTCGCTGCCCGAAAGCCCCGGTTCCACCACGGTGGGCGGCCCGATCCCCCTGCCCGACCCGTTCGAGAACGACATCAGCCCCTGGCTGCTGCGCCGGCTCGACCTGGCCACTGCACTGGCCACGCAGCTGCGCGACGACGCGGCGCGCATCCTTCAACCCCTGGAAGAGACACAGACCACCGCGACCGCCATCGCCCGATGA
- a CDS encoding mechanosensitive ion channel domain-containing protein, whose product MTEEILAHPWFGTWLAAFVGIPLALLIHRVGGLVLMRVTRPTPALHAMVANCKAVARLVLPLVALLLVFQAAPDNLRFIGSVRHFNGLLLIGATTWLLVKAINGFADGVLAQHPHDVEDNLHARRVLTQTRVLARTAMTMVLVAGGAMMLMTFPGARQVGASLLASAGVIGIVAGLAAKPVFSNLIAGLQIALAQPIRMDDVLVVEGEWGRVEEITGTFVVVKIWDDRRLILPLSYFIEKPFQNWTRQSSQLLGAVFVYVDYGMPVAPLRAEVERIVKAAPEWDRRFFNLQVTDATERSMQIRVLCTAGNSSLAFDLRCKVREGLIDFMQRDYPQFLPKMRIEGDALQAARLDLPAAQDSAPPR is encoded by the coding sequence ATGACCGAAGAGATTCTTGCCCACCCCTGGTTCGGCACCTGGCTCGCTGCCTTTGTCGGCATTCCCCTTGCTCTCCTGATCCACCGCGTCGGCGGCCTCGTGCTGATGCGGGTCACGAGACCGACCCCGGCGCTTCACGCGATGGTGGCCAACTGCAAGGCGGTCGCGCGGCTGGTGCTGCCGCTGGTCGCGCTGCTGCTGGTGTTCCAGGCCGCGCCGGACAACCTGCGTTTCATCGGCAGCGTGCGGCACTTCAACGGCCTGCTGCTGATCGGCGCCACCACATGGCTGCTGGTCAAGGCGATCAACGGCTTTGCCGACGGCGTGCTGGCGCAGCACCCGCACGACGTCGAGGACAACCTGCATGCGCGCCGCGTGCTCACGCAGACGCGCGTGCTGGCGCGCACCGCCATGACGATGGTGCTGGTGGCCGGCGGCGCGATGATGCTCATGACCTTTCCGGGTGCGCGCCAGGTCGGCGCCAGCTTGCTGGCTTCCGCGGGCGTGATCGGCATCGTGGCGGGCCTGGCGGCCAAGCCGGTGTTCAGCAACCTGATTGCCGGCCTGCAGATCGCGCTGGCCCAGCCCATCCGCATGGACGACGTGCTGGTGGTCGAAGGCGAATGGGGCCGCGTCGAGGAGATCACCGGCACCTTCGTGGTGGTGAAGATCTGGGACGACCGGCGGCTGATTTTGCCGCTCTCGTATTTCATCGAGAAGCCGTTCCAGAACTGGACCCGCCAGTCGTCGCAGCTGCTGGGCGCCGTGTTCGTCTACGTCGACTACGGCATGCCGGTGGCGCCGCTGCGCGCGGAGGTCGAACGCATCGTGAAGGCCGCGCCGGAGTGGGACCGCCGCTTCTTCAACCTGCAGGTGACCGACGCCACCGAGCGCAGCATGCAGATTCGCGTGCTGTGCACCGCCGGCAATTCGAGCCTTGCCTTCGACCTGCGCTGCAAGGTGCGCGAAGGGCTCATCGACTTCATGCAGAGGGACTATCCGCAGTTCCTGCCGAAGATGCGCATCGAGGGCGACGCGTTGCAGGCCGCGCGCCTGGACCTGCCGGCCGCTCAGGATTCCGCGCCGCCGCGCTGA
- a CDS encoding DUF418 domain-containing protein, giving the protein MTAPDSAPDDRQHMVDALRGFALLGILVVNIASFASSYYAQGVPDPLGLSLADRIASFVRAFAFETKFYLLFSFLFGYSFTLQMRAAERDGKPFVPRMARRLLGLWVLGVAHAVLLYYGDILMAYAVLGAVLLMLRRRGDVLLACAAIGLVLLTSLAWAAIGRMYTQMDMQMGVQAAYGLATAAEAAYRDSPAAVVVQHLRDLSQTWWVTVLVQAPEALAMFFLGFIAGRRGLLAHVEAHRSALWRVWWWGLAVGLPGALAYGLPALRLNEDVRELHDLAITLLTGPFLTAAYAAGMLLLFQTGRGRMLARVLAPAGRMALTNYLLQSLACAWIFLAYGLRWIGTIGPLATFGVALAVFAGNLLLSAWWMGRFAYGPVEWLLRAFTYLRLPPMRRGGLEAQRGGAES; this is encoded by the coding sequence ATGACGGCGCCGGACAGCGCACCGGACGACCGCCAGCACATGGTCGATGCGCTGCGCGGCTTCGCGCTGCTGGGCATCCTGGTGGTCAACATCGCGAGCTTCGCCTCCAGCTACTACGCACAGGGCGTTCCCGATCCCCTGGGCCTGTCGCTGGCCGACCGCATCGCCTCGTTCGTGCGGGCCTTTGCGTTCGAGACCAAGTTCTACCTGCTGTTCTCGTTTCTCTTCGGCTACAGCTTCACGCTGCAGATGCGCGCCGCGGAGCGCGACGGCAAGCCCTTCGTGCCGCGCATGGCACGGCGGCTCCTGGGGCTGTGGGTCCTTGGCGTGGCGCATGCGGTGCTGCTCTACTACGGCGACATCCTGATGGCCTATGCGGTGCTGGGCGCCGTGCTGCTGATGCTCCGGCGGCGCGGCGATGTGTTGCTGGCGTGTGCGGCCATCGGGCTGGTGCTGCTCACTTCGCTGGCGTGGGCCGCCATCGGCCGCATGTACACGCAAATGGACATGCAGATGGGAGTCCAGGCGGCCTATGGCCTCGCCACCGCCGCAGAGGCGGCCTACCGCGACTCGCCCGCCGCAGTGGTCGTGCAGCATCTGCGCGACCTCTCGCAGACCTGGTGGGTCACGGTGCTGGTGCAGGCGCCAGAGGCGCTGGCCATGTTTTTCCTGGGCTTCATCGCCGGCAGGCGCGGGCTTCTTGCGCACGTCGAGGCGCATCGCAGCGCGTTGTGGCGCGTGTGGTGGTGGGGCCTGGCCGTCGGCCTGCCCGGTGCGCTGGCCTATGGACTTCCGGCGCTGCGCCTGAACGAAGACGTGCGGGAGCTGCACGACCTGGCGATCACGCTGCTGACGGGGCCGTTCCTGACGGCCGCCTATGCGGCCGGCATGCTGCTGCTGTTCCAGACCGGGCGCGGCCGCATGCTGGCGCGGGTGCTCGCACCGGCGGGGCGCATGGCGCTGACCAACTACCTGCTGCAATCGCTGGCGTGCGCGTGGATCTTCCTGGCCTACGGATTGCGCTGGATCGGAACCATCGGGCCGCTGGCCACTTTCGGTGTCGCGCTCGCGGTCTTCGCGGGCAACCTGCTGCTGAGCGCGTGGTGGATGGGCCGCTTCGCCTACGGGCCGGTGGAATGGTTGCTGCGGGCGTTCACCTACCTGCGGCTGCCACCGATGCGGCGCGGCGGCCTCGAGGCTCAGCGCGGCGGCGCGGAATCCTGA